The Euwallacea fornicatus isolate EFF26 chromosome 3, ASM4011564v1, whole genome shotgun sequence genome has a segment encoding these proteins:
- the LOC136350327 gene encoding mesoderm induction early response protein 1-like, with protein sequence MEPSGDSTYQDEAPSCSKGADSPTKDKLFDPSIDMLINDFDDERTLEEEEALAAGESVEDPSTELSNLEREGNMPLEELLALYGYNKTKSKESASESEEEEDKEVPMEEEEICETVVEQENCSNPPRQSKLTLLYEPMSEDVDNSKNLASVSKISEDEEEELDSNADEDDYQKFPSGIHNIMVGSDYQAQVPEGLTNYDQDPANDKEDQLLWSPQEIYPTKVEEYLRKVQELLKPPTIPNGNVLRDDEEALYILKESGYNGDEALRKLEIKEPSEPAVCNGHDAKWSEEECRNFESGVRAFGKDFLQIQQNKVPTKSVGEIVQFYYLWKKTERHDVFANRCRLEKKKYSFNPGVVDFLDRFLEDQDVDFKSPSAATGTPLDGT encoded by the exons ATGGAGCCAAGTGGTGATTCAACATACCAAGATGAAGCTCCTAGCTGCAGCAAAGGAGCTGACTCTCCAACTAAAGACAAGCTGTTTGACCCATCCATTGATATGCTGATTAATGATTTTGACGATGAAAGGACACTAGAGGAAGAAGAGGCTCTAGCTGCAGGCGAATCTGTGGAGGATCCCTCTACTGAACTGTCAAATTTAGAAAGG GAGGGCAACATGCCTTTGGAGGAGCTCTTAGCTCTGTATGGGTACAATAAGACCAAAAGTAAGGAGAGTGCTTCAGAATCTGAAGAAGAGGAAGATAAGGAAGTACCAATGGAAGAGGAAGAAATATGTGAAACTGTTGTTGAACAGGAAAATTGTTCCAATCCTCCCAGGCAGTCTAAATTGACCCTTCTTTATGAACCTATGTCTGAAGATGTGGACAATTCAAAGAATTTAGCTT CCGTTTCAAAAATCAGTGAAGATGAAGAAGAAGAGCTCGATTCCAATGCTGATGAAGATGATTATCAAAAATTCCCTTCAGGAATACAT AATATCATGGTAGGCAGTGACTACCAAGCTCAAGTACCCGAAGGCCTAACAAATTATGATCAAGATCCAGCTAATGACAAAGAAGATCAGCTTCTTTGGAGTCCTCAAGAAATATATCCTACAAAGGTGGAAGAGTACCTTCGAAAAGTTCAAGAGTTATTAAAACCACCTACCATTCCAAATGGAAATGTGCTCAGAGACGACGAAGAGGcactatatattttaaaagagaGTG GATACAATGGTGATGAAGCTTTACGTAAGCTTGAAATTAAAGAGCCCTCTGAACCTGCAGTCTGCAATGGACATGATGCAAAATGGTCTGAAGAAGAATgtcgaaattttgaatctgGGGTAAGAGCCTTTGGGAAGGATTTCTTGCAGATTCAGCAGAATAAG GTTCCCACAAAATCTGTTGGAGAAATCGTCCAATTTTATTACCTGTGGAAGAAAACTGAGCGCCACGACGTATTTGCCAACAGATGTAGGctagaaaaaaagaaatattcattCAACCCGGGTGTAGTAGACTTTTTGGATCGATTTCTAGAGGATCAAGACGTGGACTTCAAAAGCCCATCAGCAGCCACTGGAACTCCTTTGGATGGCACTTGA
- the LOC136350326 gene encoding phenoloxidase-activating factor 3-like, which yields MQVSKAILLSIVCYGGLFGFPTVFPQLVFDDNGCRTPNRGVGNCLPISECHSMLNFLKTLKMPISQVVSKSIQAYTCGVVENHVKVCCPLDPTELQFNNTESSNEPPDVSSHRNLGLLPTNCGFIDSNNRITNGENAFLNEFPWMALLRYSSNNKLKFLCGGTVINKNYILTAAHCIAELKDKFLVSVRVGEHNLLSDIDCEVVNKTQKCNPPVQDLMVEEVVVHPQYGKTSLSNDIGLVRVSTINLNAANVFPVCLPLGNERTRKYTAGFITGWGVTNTTTGATANILQKVRLPMADWKTCAQNYLNFQGVKLTKNHVCMGGLQGKDSCRGDSGGPMVVPTVNDYYEAIYVQQGIVSFGPRFCASEQFPGVYTSVPYYMNWILDTITS from the exons ATGCAGGTTTCAAAGGCTATATTGTTGTCTATTGTTTGTTATGGCGGGTTATTTGGTTTTCCGACAGTTTTTCCAC AGTTAGTATTTGATGACAATGGCTGCAGGACTCCCAACAGAGGCGTTGGAAATTGCTTACCAATATCAGAATGCCACTCCATGTTGAACTTCCTCAAGACGCTCAAAATGCCCATATCTCAGGTCGTTTCAAAAAGTATACAGGCTTATACTTGCGGTGTTGTTGAAAACCACGTAAAA GTCTGCTGCCCATTAGACCCGACAGAGCTACAATTTAATAACACAGAATCCTCAAACGAACCACCGGACGTTTCTTCCCATAGAAATCTCGGTTTACTTCCCACAAATTGCGGATTTATAGACTCCAATAACAGGATCACTAATggtgaaaatgcatttttgaatGAGTTTCCTTGGATGGCTCTTCTACGATATTCATCAA acaataaattaaagtttctaTGTGGCGGAACGGTCATCAATAAGAACTACATTCTCACTGCTGCTCACTGCATCGCAGAATTAAAGGACAAGTTCCT GGTTTCGGTGAGGGTGGGGGAACACAATCTGCTTAGCGACATCGACTGCGAAGTGGTGAATAAGACCCAGAAATGCAACCCTCCAGTTCAGGATTTAATGGTTGAGGAGGTAGTGGTTCATCCTCAATATGGGAAAACGAGCTTGAGTAATGATATTGGCTTGGTAAGAGTCTCCACGATAAATCTCAATGCTG CCAACGTATTTCCAGTGTGTCTCCCGTTGGGAAACGAAAGGACTAGAAAGTATACTGCAGGGTTTATTACTGGATGGGGTGTCACAAATACAACTACAG GGGCCACAGCGAACATTCTTCAGAAAGTGAGACTGCCAATGGCCGACTGGAAGACCTGcgcacaaaattatttaaacttccAAGGTGTTAAACTGACTAAAAACCATGTGTGCATGGGTGGACTGCAAGGCAAAGATTCATGCAGAGGTGATAGTGGTGGGCCGATGGTGGTACCAACTGTCAATGACTATTACGAGGCTATCTATGTTCAAcag GGAATTGTTTCTTTTGGTCCACGTTTTTGTGCCAGCGAGCAGTTTCCTGGAGTGTATACTTCAGTGCCGTATTATATGAACTGGATTCTTGATACCATTACTTCATAA
- the LOC136350325 gene encoding venom protease-like, with protein MTTIKCLCVFMVVVSAVTVVTSDFSIIPNFIRTRICRPPLGNTCINIKQCPFFVKLLDETPIPRPKSIVRIMVKHQCGGLENGIPKVCCFVDLESSFTTTTTSQRPVLSVTNKSELPGSIPNFLENIYSVNHLEEHPNFKRLPMERCGSIITLGNRITVGKKTGLEEFPWMALIAYNSSDTGIEYRCGGTLIQESFILTAAHCILNTSLLGVRLGEYDLSTTNVDCDGTYCSPPVQDFYIERIAVHPKYNPRTHENDIALLKIAGVADVQQSNVQPICLPVAEINDDLTGKFAIVAGWGTTEEDLFSSVLLKASIPVLPERTCSEIYQRYLPVTSDQICAGGYKGRDSCAGDSGGPLMYTGLIEGSPRYIQYGIVSYGPRKCGSEGKPGVYTRVKSYLLWILDNIGP; from the exons ATGACGACGATTAAGTGTTTATGTGTGTTCATGGTGGTTGTGAGTGCAGTTACTGTTGTTACAAGTGACTTTTCTATTATTCCCAATTTCATCAGAA cCAGAATTTGCCGTCCTCCACTAGGGAACACTTGCATCAACATTAAGCAATGTCCATTTTTCGTAAAACTCTTGGACGAGACTCCAATCCCAAGGCCCAAGAGCATAGTTCGAATCATGGTCAAGCACCAATGCGGAGGCCTGGAGAATGGTATACCCAAAGTCTGTTGTTTCGT agACTTAGAATCAAGTTTTACCACGACAACCACCTCTCAAAGACCAGTTCTCTCCGTAACAAACAAATCCGAACTTCCTGGATCTATTCCGAATTtcctggaaaatatttattcggTAAACCACCTGGAAGAGCACCCTAACTTCAAACGTCTTCCGATGGAACGATGTGGGTCTATAATTACCCTTGGAAATAGAATTACTGTTGGCAAGAAAACTGGTTTGGAAGAGTTTCCATGGATGGCTCTTATTGCCTATAATTCTTCAG ATACTGGCATAGAGTACAGATGCGGAGGTACCCTAATCCAAGAAAGCTTTATCCTGACAGCTGCACATTGTATTTTGAACACATCTCT ATTAGGAGTACGTCTTGGCGAGTACGACCTCTCAACTACCAACGTAGACTGCGATGGTACCTATTGCTCCCCTCCAGTTCAGGATTTCTATATAGAGCGCATTGCAGTACATCCGAAATACAATCCGAGGACCCATGAGAATGACATAGCATTACTGAAGATAGCCGGAGTGGCGGACGTTCAACAGT CCAACGTCCAACCAATATGTCTTCCAGTGGCTGAAATCAATGATGATTTAACAGGGAAATTTGCAATTGTTGCTGGATGGGGCACCACTGAAGAGG ATCTCTTTAGCTCAGTACTGCTCAAAGCCTCAATTCCAGTTTTGCCAGAGAGAACCTGTAGTGAGATCTACCAGCGTTACTTGCCAGTAACTTCGGACCAGATTTGCGCAGGCGGATATAAAGGACGTGACTCGTGCGCGGGAGATAGTGGTGGACCCCTGATGTATACAGGGCTAATTGAAGGTAGTCCCAGGTATATTCAATACGGGATAGTGTCTTACGGGCCGAGAAAGTGTGGGAGCGAGGGCAAACCTGGTGTTTACACTAGGGTGAAGAGCTATTTGTTGTGGATTCTGGACAATATTGGGCcgtaa
- the LOC136350324 gene encoding saccharopine dehydrogenase-like oxidoreductase, translating into MARLDIVIFGATGFTGKHCIPYMVKAVKENGRSLTWGIAGRSEDKLKAVLKEMGDKIEVNLESIPIIIADVKDQESLLNMAKKARLVMNCCGPYRLFGEPVVKACLEAETHHIDVSGEPQYITQVELNHHDEAQQKGIYLISACGMDSIPTDLGIIHLQQNFKGTLNSVETYLKGGFEGSVKGSLVNYGTWKSAIYGISHWDELHSLKKKFNEKFKKTPTYPPKLKFKVFPHKSKVGDGWALPFLGSDRSIARRSQSILYENDNVRPAQIGTYIAFPSVFVVFMVMLYGLVFGLLSRFKYGVKLLLDYPEWFSYGFFSKKSPQEETIDKCWFSVDFYGEGWKEKLADKDDQYTTPVDSVITGKVKGRNPGYGTTCLCLVLAGIVILTEKEKLVNNGMGGVYPPGISFAKTSLVKQLNEGGLTFEIQPQVDIKSA; encoded by the exons ATGGCGAGACTAGACATAGTCATTTTTGGAGCCACAGGCTTCACAGGTAAGCATTGCATTCCCTACATGGTCAAGGCTGTCAAAGAAAATGGAAGAAGTCTGACCTGGGGCATCGCCGGAAGGTCTGAAGACAAGTTAAAAGCTGTACTTAAGGAAATGGGAGATAAGATTG AAGTGAATTTGGAGTCAATTCCCATAATAATCGCTGATGTTAAGGATCAAGAGTCGTTACTAAATATGGCAAAAAAAGCAAGACTTGTAATGAATTGCTGTGGTCCTTATCGCCTCTTTGGGGAGCCTGTGGTCAAAGCTTGTCTAGAAGCTGAAACTCATCACATTGATGTGAGTGGGGAACCTCAATATATAACGCAAGTTGAGTTGAACCACCATGATGAAGCTCAACAGAAAG GTATTTATTTGATCAGCGCCTGTGGAATGGACAGTATTCCGACGGATTTGGGCATCATACATCTTCAACAGAACTTCAAGGGGACTCTAAACAGCGTAGAGACCTACTTAAAAGGGGGGTTCGAAGGCTCGGTTAAAG gtTCTCTTGTCAACTATGGGACCTGGAAAAGTGCAATTTATGGTATATCTCATTGGGATGAGTTACACTCCttgaagaaaaagtttaaCGAGAAATTCAAGAAAACTCCCACTTACCCTCCTAAGTTAAAGTTCAAAGTTTTTCCCCACAAATCTAAAGTTGGAGACGGCTGGGCTCTACCGTTTTTGGGATCAGATCGATCAATTGCCAGAAGGTCTCAGAGTATTTTGTATGAAAATGATAATGTGCGGCCTGCTCAg attGGTACCTATATAGCTTTCCCTTCAGTTTTTGTCGTTTTTATGGTAATGTTGTACGGGTTGGTTTTCGGCTTATTATCCAGGTTCAAATATGGAGTCAAACTATTGTTGGATTATCCAGAATGGTTCAGTTATGGGTTCTTCAGTAAGAAGTCTCCACAAGAGGAAACAATCGACAAATGCTGGTTCAGTGTGGATTTTTATGGAGAAG GCTGGAAGGAAAAGTTGGCAGACAAAGATGACCAGTACACAACCCCTGTTGACTCGGTAATAACTGGAAAAGTTAAAGGGCGAAACCCGGGATATGGAACCACCTGTTTATGTTTAGTTTTAGCTGGAATAGTTATTCTTACTGAGAAAGAAAAGCTAGTTAATAACGGAAT gggAGGAGTGTATCCTCCAGGAATATCTTTTGCTAAAACCTCTCTAGTGAAACAACTGAACGAAGGTGGGCTTACATTCGAGATTCAGCCTCAAGTCGACATAAAATCTGCCTAA
- the LOC136350321 gene encoding facilitated trehalose transporter Tret1-like isoform X1 → MSQDKDSLLENAEVNPSTSADYYDHIDTHPVQVLRNSTVILPAKLPQIWAAFAATLSALSAGMVLGWTSPILQCLTQGKYNDIPVDKYQLGWIGSFATLGAMAMCVPTGFICDLIGRKYALMLLIIPFTGGWALIIWAKSVLALYFGRIITGMAVGACCVAAPLYNGEISHQSIRGALGSLFQLLIVTGIFLSYLFGEFLTPPQFTKLCASVPILFLIIFAFQPETPSFLIKKGDHEGARRSLAKLRGANYDVDSELRQIEGILKENGEMVTSLKHTFRQKPILKAVLISFALMFFQQFSGINVVILYASDIFQSTGINLNSNVATIVVGAMQAVSTLCASLIIEKTGRKRLIILSLSVVAINITILGIYFSIKTRGHPDSDVLSDIGFIPIGTVCLFVVAFSLGLGPIPWMIASEILPTEIRGMVGSAAGTFNWFLAFIITKSYLSLATILGYDSIFYTFSLISVAGTIFIIALLPETKGKSVAEIQQELSQ, encoded by the exons ATGAGTCAGGACAAGGATTCCCTCTTGGAAAATGCAGAAGTGAATCCTTCCACATCCGCGGACTATTACGACCATATT GATACTCATCCAGTTCAGGTACTAAGAAATAGCACTGTAATATTGCCAGCAAAGCTCCCTCAGATATGGGCAGCATTCGCAG CAACTTTGTCAGCCCTCAGTGCAGGAATGGTTTTGGGATGGACATCCCCAATTCTTCAGTGCTTAACACAAGGAAAATACAATGACATTCCTGTTGATAAGTACCAATTGGGCTGGATAG gaTCTTTTGCAACCCTTGGTGCAATGGCTATGTGTGTACCTACTGGATTTATTTGCGATTTAATCGGCCGAAAATACGCACTAATGCTTTTGATTATTCCATTTACAGGAGGATGGGCTCTCATAATTTGGGCCAAAAGTGTTCTAGCCTTGTATTTTGGAAG AATAATTACAGGAATGGCTGTAGGAGCTTGTTGCGTTGCTGCTCCGCTTTATAACGGCGAAATTTCCCATCAGAGCATTAGAGGGGCACTGGGCAGTCTATTTCAGTTGTTGATTGTCACTggtatttttctttcttactTGTTTGGGGAATTTTTAACTCCACCACAG TTTACGAAGCTATGTGCAAGCGTCCCCATTTTGTTCCTAATTATATTCGCATTCCAACCCGAAACACCCagtttcttaattaaaaagggTGACCATGAGGGTGCTAGGAGAAGCCTAGCTAAATTGAGAGGTGCTAATTATGATGTGGATAGCGAGCTCAGGCAAATTGAAG gaattttaaaggaaaatggtGAAATGGTGACTTCTCTGAAACACACTTTTCGCCAGAAACCTATACTGAAAGCAGTTTTAATATCATTTGCTCTAATGTTTTTCCAACAGTTTAGTGGGATTAACGTTGTGATTCTGTACGCAAGTGATATCTTTCAATCTACtggaattaatttgaattccAACGTTGCCACTATAGtt GTTGGTGCCATGCAAGCAGTATCGACGCTTTGCGCGAGccttataattgaaaaaactggTCGTAAACGTCTcattattttatctttatcaGTAGTTGCtataaatattacaattcttggaatatatttttccataaaaactcGTGGTCATCCGGACTCAGATGTTCTCTCAGATATCGGATTTATCCCTATAGGAactgtttgtttatttgttgtaGCCTTTTCTTTAG GTTTGGGTCCAATACCATGGATGATTGCATCGGAAATTCTACCAACTGAAATAAGAGGCATGGTTGGTTCAGCTGCTGGTACCTTTAATTGGTTCCTGGCTTTTATAATTACAAAGAGTTATTTAAGTTTGGCCACTATTTTAGGCTATGATTCGATATTTTATACGTTTTCCCTAATTTCGGTGGCAGGTACCATTTTCATCATTGCACTTCTTCCGGAAACTAAAGGAAAATCTGTagcggaaattcaacaagaactCAGCCAATGA
- the LOC136350321 gene encoding facilitated trehalose transporter Tret1-like isoform X2: MVLGWTSPILQCLTQGKYNDIPVDKYQLGWIGSFATLGAMAMCVPTGFICDLIGRKYALMLLIIPFTGGWALIIWAKSVLALYFGRIITGMAVGACCVAAPLYNGEISHQSIRGALGSLFQLLIVTGIFLSYLFGEFLTPPQFTKLCASVPILFLIIFAFQPETPSFLIKKGDHEGARRSLAKLRGANYDVDSELRQIEGILKENGEMVTSLKHTFRQKPILKAVLISFALMFFQQFSGINVVILYASDIFQSTGINLNSNVATIVVGAMQAVSTLCASLIIEKTGRKRLIILSLSVVAINITILGIYFSIKTRGHPDSDVLSDIGFIPIGTVCLFVVAFSLGLGPIPWMIASEILPTEIRGMVGSAAGTFNWFLAFIITKSYLSLATILGYDSIFYTFSLISVAGTIFIIALLPETKGKSVAEIQQELSQ; this comes from the exons ATGGTTTTGGGATGGACATCCCCAATTCTTCAGTGCTTAACACAAGGAAAATACAATGACATTCCTGTTGATAAGTACCAATTGGGCTGGATAG gaTCTTTTGCAACCCTTGGTGCAATGGCTATGTGTGTACCTACTGGATTTATTTGCGATTTAATCGGCCGAAAATACGCACTAATGCTTTTGATTATTCCATTTACAGGAGGATGGGCTCTCATAATTTGGGCCAAAAGTGTTCTAGCCTTGTATTTTGGAAG AATAATTACAGGAATGGCTGTAGGAGCTTGTTGCGTTGCTGCTCCGCTTTATAACGGCGAAATTTCCCATCAGAGCATTAGAGGGGCACTGGGCAGTCTATTTCAGTTGTTGATTGTCACTggtatttttctttcttactTGTTTGGGGAATTTTTAACTCCACCACAG TTTACGAAGCTATGTGCAAGCGTCCCCATTTTGTTCCTAATTATATTCGCATTCCAACCCGAAACACCCagtttcttaattaaaaagggTGACCATGAGGGTGCTAGGAGAAGCCTAGCTAAATTGAGAGGTGCTAATTATGATGTGGATAGCGAGCTCAGGCAAATTGAAG gaattttaaaggaaaatggtGAAATGGTGACTTCTCTGAAACACACTTTTCGCCAGAAACCTATACTGAAAGCAGTTTTAATATCATTTGCTCTAATGTTTTTCCAACAGTTTAGTGGGATTAACGTTGTGATTCTGTACGCAAGTGATATCTTTCAATCTACtggaattaatttgaattccAACGTTGCCACTATAGtt GTTGGTGCCATGCAAGCAGTATCGACGCTTTGCGCGAGccttataattgaaaaaactggTCGTAAACGTCTcattattttatctttatcaGTAGTTGCtataaatattacaattcttggaatatatttttccataaaaactcGTGGTCATCCGGACTCAGATGTTCTCTCAGATATCGGATTTATCCCTATAGGAactgtttgtttatttgttgtaGCCTTTTCTTTAG GTTTGGGTCCAATACCATGGATGATTGCATCGGAAATTCTACCAACTGAAATAAGAGGCATGGTTGGTTCAGCTGCTGGTACCTTTAATTGGTTCCTGGCTTTTATAATTACAAAGAGTTATTTAAGTTTGGCCACTATTTTAGGCTATGATTCGATATTTTATACGTTTTCCCTAATTTCGGTGGCAGGTACCATTTTCATCATTGCACTTCTTCCGGAAACTAAAGGAAAATCTGTagcggaaattcaacaagaactCAGCCAATGA